From Limisphaera ngatamarikiensis, the proteins below share one genomic window:
- a CDS encoding thioredoxin family protein, which produces MKTILQRWASACAAALCISTLTAAEPVWLEDLPKALEKAKAENKQVLVNFTGSDWCPFCVRLKKDVFDTREFAEYAEKRLVLVELDFPRKKQQSEERKAANRKLQEQYKVDGFPTLVLLNADGKEVARMVGYGGGGFAAVRKQLRLPDKP; this is translated from the coding sequence ATGAAAACGATCCTGCAGCGATGGGCGTCCGCGTGCGCGGCTGCCCTGTGCATCTCCACGCTCACAGCCGCCGAACCGGTCTGGCTCGAAGACCTGCCCAAGGCACTGGAAAAGGCCAAAGCCGAAAACAAACAGGTCCTCGTCAACTTCACCGGCTCTGACTGGTGCCCGTTCTGTGTCCGCCTGAAAAAGGATGTTTTCGACACCCGGGAGTTTGCCGAGTACGCCGAGAAACGGCTCGTGCTCGTGGAGCTGGACTTCCCCCGCAAAAAGCAACAGTCCGAGGAACGCAAGGCCGCCAACCGCAAATTGCAGGAGCAATACAAGGTCGACGGGTTCCCAACCCTTGTCCTGTTGAACGCTGACGGCAAGGAAGTGGCCCGCATGGTGGGTTACGGAGGCGGCGGTTTTGCCGCCGTGCGGAAGCAACTCCGGTTACCCGATAAACCTTGA